One segment of Gasterosteus aculeatus chromosome 3, fGasAcu3.hap1.1, whole genome shotgun sequence DNA contains the following:
- the slc71a1-2 gene encoding MFSD14 family MFS transporter, producing MTGEKKKKKRLNRSILLAKKIIIKDGGSPQGIGEPSVYHAVVVIFLEFFAWGLLTTPMLTVLHQTFPQHTFLMNGLIHGVKGILSFLSAPLIGALSDVWGRKSFLLLTVFFTCAPIPLMKISPWWYFAVISMSGVFAVTFSVIFAYVADITQEHERSTAYGLVSATFAASLVTSPAIGAYLSVTYGDTLVVILATAIALLDICFILVAVPESLPEKMRPASWGAPISWEQADPFASLRKVGQDSTVLLICITVFLSYLPEAGQYSSFFLYLRQVISFTSATVAAFIAVVGILSILAQTVVLGMLMRSIGNKNTILLGLGFQILQLAWYGFGSQPWMMWAAGAVAAMSSITFPAISAIVSRNAEPDQQGVVQGMITGIRGLCNGLGPALYGFVFYLFHVELTDTDGSETGAKTNMANPTDESAIIPGPPFLFGACSVLLSLLVALFIPEHMGPGMRPGAYKKHSNGAQSHSHSPQGSGAEGKEPLLEDSSV from the exons ATgacgggggagaaaaagaagaaaaagcggCTGAACCGCAGCATTCTTCTTGCAAAGAAAATTATAATAAAAGATGGAGGAAGT CCTCAGGGAATCGGTGAGCCCAGTGTTTACCATGCTGTGGTGGTCATCTTCCTGGAGTTTTTCGCATGGGGTCTTCTCACCACCCCAATGCTCACG GTGTTACACCAGACATTCCCCCAACACACATTCCTGATGAATGGACTCATCCACGGTGTCAAG GGCATTTTATCATTTCTCAGTGCGCCGCTGATTGGAGCGTTGTCAGACGTTTGGGGACGCAAATCCTTCTTGCTGCTAACGGTCTTCTTCACGTGTGCACCCATTCCACTGATGAAGATCAGCCCATG GTGGTACTTTGCCGTCATCTCCATGTCCGGCGTCTTCGCCGTCACCTTTTCTGTAATCTTTGCTTATGTGGCGGATATCACGCAGGAGCATGAGAGGAGCACGGCATACGGCTTG GTATCTGCTACCTTCGCAGCCAGCCTGGTCACCAGCCCGGCCATCGGAGCCTACTTGTCTGTGACCTACGGCGACACCTTGGTGGTGATCCTGGCCACGGCCATCGCGCTGCTGGACATCTGCTTCATCCTGGTGGCCGTACCGGAGTCGCTGCCGGAGAAGATGAGGCCAGCGTCGTGGGGAGCACCCATCTCCTGGGAACAGGCGGACCCCTTCGCC TCGCTGCGTAAGGTGGGCCAGGACTCCACGGTTCTCCTCATCTGCATCACAGTGTTTCTCTCCTACCTCCCTGAGGCTGGCCAGTACTCCAGCTTCTTCCTCTATCTCAGACAG GTCATTAGCTTCACATCAGCGACGGTGGCTGCCTTTATCGCTGTCGTGGGGATCCTCTCAATACTTGCCCAG ACGGTGGTGTTGGGGATGCTGATGCGGTCCATAGGCAATAAGAACACAATCCTGCTCGGCCTCGGCTTCCAGATCCTCCAGCTGGCGTGGTACGGCTTCGGCTCCCAGCCCTG gATGATGTGGGCTGCTGGGGCTGTCGCAGCCATGTCCAGCATCACTTTCCCCGCTATCAGCGCTATCGTGTCCCGTAATGCTGAACCCGACCAACAAG GTGTTGTCCAGGGGATGATTACTGGAATTCGAGGCCTCTGTAACGGTTTGGGCCCCGCTCTCTACGGTTTTGTCTTCTACTTGTTCCACGTGGAGCTGACCGACACGGACGGCTCCGAGACCGGTGCTAAAACCAACATGGCCAACCCCACCGACGAG AGCGCCATCATCCCGGGGCCTCCCTTCCTGTTCGGCGCGTGCTCAGTGCTGCTGTCTCTGCTGGTGGCCCTGTTTATCCCGGAGCACATGGGGCCGGGCATGAGGCCCGGCGCCTATAAGAAGCACAGCAACGGGGCACAGAGTCACTCCCACAGCCCCCAGGGCAGCGGGGCCGAGGGCAAGGAGCCGCTGTTGGAGGACAGCAGTGTATAA